One genomic region from Euleptes europaea isolate rEulEur1 chromosome 6, rEulEur1.hap1, whole genome shotgun sequence encodes:
- the CTR9 gene encoding LOW QUALITY PROTEIN: RNA polymerase-associated protein CTR9 homolog (The sequence of the model RefSeq protein was modified relative to this genomic sequence to represent the inferred CDS: substituted 1 base at 1 genomic stop codon) — protein sequence MSRGSIEIPLRDTDEVIELDFDQLPEGDEVISILKQEHTQLHIWIALALEYYKQGKTEDFVKLLEAARIDGNLDYRDHEKDQMTCLDTLAAYYVQQARKEKNKDNKKELITQATLLYTMADKIIMYDQNHLLGRACFCLLEGDKMDQADAQFHFVLNQSPNNIPALLGKACISFNKKDYRGALAYYKKALRTNPGCPAEVRLGMGHCFVKLNKLEKARLAFSRALELNSKCVGALVGLAVLELNNKEADSIKNGVQLLSRAYTIDPSNPMVLNHLANHFFFKKDYGKVQHLALHAFHNTEVEAMQAESCYQLARSFHVQEDYDQAFQYYYQATQFASSSFVLPFFGLGQMYIYRGDKENASQCFEKVLKAYPNNYETMKILGSLYAASEDQDKRDIAKGHLKKVTEQYPDDVEAWIELAQILEQTDIQGALSAYGTATRILQEKVQADVPPEILNNVGALHFRLGNLGEAKKYFLASLDRAKAEAEHDEHYYNAISVTTSYNLARLYEAMCEFHEAEKLYKNVLREHPNYVDCYLRLGAMARDKGNFYEASDWFKEALQINQDHPDAWSLIGNLHLAKQEWGPGQKKFERILKQPSTQNDTYSMLALGNVWLQTLHQPTRDREKEKRHQDRALAIYKQVLRNDPKNLYAANGIGAVLAHKGYFREARDVFAQVREATADISDVWLNLAHIYVEQKQYISAVQMYENCLRKFFKHQNTEVLLYLARALFKCGKLQECKQTLLKARHVAPSDTVLMFNVALVLQRLATSVLKDEKSNLKEVLNAVKELELAHRYFSYLSKVGDKMRFDLALAATEARQCSDLLSQAQYHVARARKQDEEERELRAKQEQEKELLRQKLLKEQEEKRLREIEEQKKLLEQRAQYVEKTKNILMFTGEVEGSKEKKRSGGAGRRSKKAGEFDEFVNDDSDDDMPVSRKKKRRKGSGSEQEGEEEEGEKKKKKRRRPQKADDGSDDDENDTAPRPKKRRPAKTEKRRISKPERLPPSMKGKIKSKAIISSSDDSSDEDKLKIADDGNVRNSNSDSEDAEQPHNKRVMSESDSDNSNKSGSVGGSPRRSSARPSDEDSDSDGSARKRRRSDSEQSDNESVQSAXSPSVQSGRSPSGGSENESRPASRSADSDRDSDRVSDNEGSGNESEPEASNNEGSERGSYGGSDDSD from the exons gtCATCGAGCTTGACTTTGATCAGTTACCGGAGGGGGATGAAGTTATAAGTATTCTTAAACAGGAACATACTCAACTGCACATATGGATTGCTTTAGCG CTGGAATACTACAAGCAAGGCAAAACAGAAGATTTTGTGAAACTGCTCGAAGCAGCTCGTATAGATGGAAACCTGGATTACAGAGACCATGAAAAAGATCAGATGACTTGCTTAGACACTTTAGCAGCCTACTATGTACAGCAGGCtcgaaaggaaaaaaataaagacaaCAAGAAAGAGCTCATTACGCAAGCTACTCTGCTGTACACAATGGCTGACAAAATAATCATGTATGATCAG aaTCACTTGTTGGGAAGAGCCTGCTTCTGTCTTCTGGAGGGTGATAAAATGGATCAAGCCGATGCACAGTTTCATTTTGTGCTCAACCAGTCTCCAAATAATATTCCTGCCCTTCTTG GTAAAGCATGCATTTCATTCAACAAGAAAGATTATAGAGGAGCTCTTGCCTACTACAAAAAGGCACTACGAACCAACCCTGGCTGCCCTG ctgaGGTTCGGCTGGGCATGGGCCACTGCTTTGTAAAACTGAACAAACTGGAAAAAGCTCGCTTGGCATTCAGCAGAGCGCTGGAGCTCAATTCCAAATGTGTGGGAGCTTTAGTTGGATTGGCTGTTCTGGAACTCAATAACAAAGAG GCCGATTCCATCAAGAATGGTgttcagctgctctccagagcaTACACAATTGATCCTAGTAACCCAATGGTGTTAAACCACTTGGCAAATcatttcttcttcaaaaag GATTATGGTAAAGTCCAGCACTTGGCCCTCCATGCTTTTCATAATACTGAGGTCGAAGCAATGCAGGCAGAGAGTTGCTACCAATTAGCCCGGTCTTTTCATGTTCAG GAAGATTACGATCAAGCTTTTCAGTACTACTATCAAGCCACCCAGTTTGCTTCTTCCTCTTTTGTGCTACCGTTTTTTGGACTGGGTCAAATGTACATTTACCGGGGAGACAAAGAGAATGCATCACAGTGCTTTGAAAAAGTTCTGAAAGCATACCCTAACAATTATGAGACGATGAAAATTCTTGGATCTCTCTATGCTGCTTCAGAAGATCAAGACAAACGAGATATTGCAAAG ggtCATTTGAAGAAGGTCACAGAACAGTACCCAGATGATGTAGAAGCATGGATTGAGCTTGCACAGATCTTAGAGCAGACAGATATACAG GGTGCTCTCTCTGCTTATGGTACCGCAACACGAATCCTTCAGGAGAAAGTGCAAGCTGATGTCCCTCCTGAGATTCTGAACAATGTGGGTGCTCTCCACTTCAGGCTTGGAAATTTAGGGGAAGCAAAG AAATACTTCCTGGCATCTCTGGATCGTGCTAAAGCAGAAGCTGAACATGATGAGCATTACTACAATGCTATATCAGTGACTACATCCTACAACCTTGCCAGGCTGTATGAAGCCATGTGTGAATTCCACGAAGCAGAAAAATTGTACAAGAACGTCTTAAGAGAACATCCTAATTATGTTGACT gcTATCTGCGTTTAGGAGCGATGGCACGAGACAAGGGAAACTTTTATGAAGCATCTGACTGGTTTAAAGAAGCCCTTCAAATCAATCAG GATCACCCAGATGCTTGGTCATTGATTGGTAATCTTCATTTGGCTAAACAAGAGTGGGGCCCAGGACAGAAGAAATTTGAAAGAATATTGAAGCAGCCATCGACCCAGAATGACACATATTCTATGTTGGCTCTGGGTAATGTTTGGTTACAGACTTTGCACCAACCCaccagagacagagagaag GAAAAGCGCCATCAGGACCGTGCACTAGCCATCTACAAACAAGTACTCAGGAATGATCCCAAGAATTTGTACGCTGCTAATGGCATAG GAGCTGTACTGGCACACAAAGGATATTTCCGTGAGGCTCGTGATGTTTTTGCCCAAGTGAGGGAAGCAACCGCAGACATCAGTGATGTGTGGCTCAACCTTGCGCACATTTATGTGGAACAGAAGCAGTACATCAGTGCTGTACAGATG TATGAAAACTGCCTCCGAAAATTCTTTAAGCACCAGAACACGGAGGTGCTGTTGTATTTGGCCCGAGCTCTCTTCAAATGCGGCAAATTACAAGAATGCAAGCAAACATTGCTGAAG GCTAGACATGTGGCACCCAGTGACACAGTCCTTATGTTCAATGTGGCCCTGGTGCTTCAGAGGCTAGCTACCTCCGTGCTGAAAGATGAAAAAAGTAACCTGAAGGAGGTCCTGAATGCTGTCAAAGAACTCGAGCTGGCTCACCG ATATTTCAGCTACCTAAGTAAAGTAGGAGATAAAATGAGGTTTGACTTGGCCCTTGCTGCAACTGAAGCCAG GCAGTGTTCAGATCTGCTGAGCCAAGCTCAATATCACGTCGCTCGGGCACGCAAGCAGGATGAAGAAGAACGGGAGCTACGAGCGAAACAAGAGCAAGAGAAAGAACTGCTGCGCCAGAAGTTGCTCAAAGAACAG GAAGAAAAACGCCTCAGAGAAATAGAAGAACAAAAGAAACTTTTAGAGCAGAGAGCACAGTATGTGGAGAAGACCAAGAATATTTTGATGTTCACTGGAGAAGTTGAAGGatcaaaagagaagaaacggagcgGTGGAGCTGGCAGG CGTTCCAAAAAAGCAGGGGAATTTGACGAATTTGTCAACGATGACAGTGACGACGATATGCCGGtttccagaaagaaaaaaaggcgGAAAGGCAGCGGCAGCGAACAAGAgggtgaggaagaggaaggagaaaagaaaaagaagaagaggagaag ACCTCAAAAGGCAGATGATGGTAGTGACGATGATGAAAATGATACTGCACCCAGGCCTAAAAAACGTCGCCCAGCCAAAACAGAGAAGAGAAGAATT TCTAAGCCAGAACGCCTGCCTCCTTCAATGAAGGGAAAAATCAAGTCTAAAGCCATAATTTCATCAAGTGACGACTCATCTGATGAAGATAAACTCAAAATTGCTGACGATGG AAATGTTAGGAACAGCAATAGCGATTCAGAGGATGCTGAACAGCCGCATAACAAACGCGTTATGTCGGAAAGCGATTCAGACAACAGCAACAAGTCCGGCAGCGTGGGGGGCAGTCCCAGACGATCCAGTGCCCGCCCTTCTGATGAAGACTCGGACAGCGATGGGTCAGCACGGAAGAGGAGGCGATCGGATTCGGAGCAGTCCGACAACGAGTCTGTGCAGTCCGCATGAAGCCCATCTGTACAGTCTGGGCGAAGCCCCTCCGGTGGCTCTGAGAACGAATCTCGCCCAGCTTCTCGCAGTGCTGATTCTGACAGAGATTCAGATAGAGTGTCCGATAACGAGGGTTCAGGTAACGAGTCCGAGCCAGAGGCATCCAACAATGAAGGGTCCGAACGAGGCTCATACGGTGGATCAGATGACAGCGATTAG